A window of the Phaseolus vulgaris cultivar G19833 chromosome 5, P. vulgaris v2.0, whole genome shotgun sequence genome harbors these coding sequences:
- the LOC137835785 gene encoding endonuclease III homolog 2, chloroplastic-like isoform X3 produces the protein MSVVSVFGLGRIHVSLSAKTTQFFSSKPHSVSQLGASVTSKRTRKGLQLQHVPQIETENHQKEIPGFANELVPRGEAPENWEKVLQGIRQMRSSADEHEPVAREEAADNSERRFAVLASSLLSSQTKEHVTRGATQRLRENGLLTAEAMNKADEETIKNLIYPVGFYTRKASNLKKIANICLMKYDGDIPSSIGDLLLLPGVGPKIAHLVMIMGWNNVQGICVDTHVHRICNRLGWVSRSGSKQKTLTPEETRQGLQRWLPKEEWVPINPLLVGFGRSICTPLRPHCGECLVSSFCPSAYKEASSFSNSKKLTLNKKP, from the exons ATGTCGGTCGTTTCTGTGTTTGGTTTGGGCCGAATCCATGTCTCCCTTTCAGCCAAAACTACTCAATTTTTTTCCTCAAAACCTCATTCAG TGTCTCAACTTGGAGCCTCTGTGACCAGCAAAAGAACCAGAAAAGGCTTGCAGCTTCAACACGTTCCCCAAATTGAAACAGAAAACCATCAGAAA GAGATCCCAGGATTTGCAAATGAATTGGTTCCAAGAG GTGAAGCCCCTGAGAATTGGGAAAAGGTTCTTCAAGGGATTCGCCAAATGAGGAGTTCGGCAGATGAACATGAACCAGTTGCACGCGAGGAAGCTGCTGATAATAGT GAAAGAAGATTTGCTGTCTTGGCATCTTCCCTTTTATCAAGCCAAACTAAGGAGCATGTTACTCGTG GAGCGACTCAACGTCTTCGTGAAAATGGCCTTCTTACCGCTGAAGCAATGAACAAAGCTGATGAAGAAACCATCAAAAATTTGATTTACCCT GTTGGATTTTACACAAGAAAAGCCAGTAACTTGAAGAAAATTGCTAATATTTGCCTCATGAAGTATGATGGAGACATACCTAGCTCAATTGGGGACCTACTCTTGCTGCCAGGAGTAGGTCCTAAGATTGCTCATCTG GTTATGATTATGGGATGGAACAATGTCCAAGGGATATGTGTAGATACTCACGTCCACCGCATTTGCAATCGTCTTGGGTGGGTTTCCAGATCAGGCTCAAAACAG AAAACTTTGACACCAGAAGAAACCAGACAAGGGCTGCAACGATGGCTTCCAAAGGAGGAATGGGTTCCAATAAATCCTCTTTTG GTAGGATTTGGACGATCAATTTGTACTCCTCTACGGCCTCACTGTGGAGAGTGTCTTGTAAGTAGCTTCTGTCCATCAGCATACAAGGAGGCTTCAAGCTTTTCCAACTCCAAAAAACTTACACTGAACAAGAAGCCTTAA
- the LOC137835785 gene encoding endonuclease III homolog 2, chloroplastic-like isoform X2, which yields MSVVSVFGLGRIHVSLSAKTTQFFSSKPHSGFLRITLLFFISITNKLPTFFSASVSQLGASVTSKRTRKGLQLQHVPQIETENHQKIPGFANELVPRGEAPENWEKVLQGIRQMRSSADEHEPVAREEAADNSERRFAVLASSLLSSQTKEHVTRGATQRLRENGLLTAEAMNKADEETIKNLIYPVGFYTRKASNLKKIANICLMKYDGDIPSSIGDLLLLPGVGPKIAHLVMIMGWNNVQGICVDTHVHRICNRLGWVSRSGSKQKTLTPEETRQGLQRWLPKEEWVPINPLLVGFGRSICTPLRPHCGECLVSSFCPSAYKEASSFSNSKKLTLNKKP from the exons ATGTCGGTCGTTTCTGTGTTTGGTTTGGGCCGAATCCATGTCTCCCTTTCAGCCAAAACTACTCAATTTTTTTCCTCAAAACCTCATTCAGGTTTTCTAAGAATAACTCTTCTTTTTTTCATCTCCATCACAAATAAACTTCCTACTTTCTTTTCTGCTTCAGTGTCTCAACTTGGAGCCTCTGTGACCAGCAAAAGAACCAGAAAAGGCTTGCAGCTTCAACACGTTCCCCAAATTGAAACAGAAAACCATCAGAAA ATCCCAGGATTTGCAAATGAATTGGTTCCAAGAG GTGAAGCCCCTGAGAATTGGGAAAAGGTTCTTCAAGGGATTCGCCAAATGAGGAGTTCGGCAGATGAACATGAACCAGTTGCACGCGAGGAAGCTGCTGATAATAGT GAAAGAAGATTTGCTGTCTTGGCATCTTCCCTTTTATCAAGCCAAACTAAGGAGCATGTTACTCGTG GAGCGACTCAACGTCTTCGTGAAAATGGCCTTCTTACCGCTGAAGCAATGAACAAAGCTGATGAAGAAACCATCAAAAATTTGATTTACCCT GTTGGATTTTACACAAGAAAAGCCAGTAACTTGAAGAAAATTGCTAATATTTGCCTCATGAAGTATGATGGAGACATACCTAGCTCAATTGGGGACCTACTCTTGCTGCCAGGAGTAGGTCCTAAGATTGCTCATCTG GTTATGATTATGGGATGGAACAATGTCCAAGGGATATGTGTAGATACTCACGTCCACCGCATTTGCAATCGTCTTGGGTGGGTTTCCAGATCAGGCTCAAAACAG AAAACTTTGACACCAGAAGAAACCAGACAAGGGCTGCAACGATGGCTTCCAAAGGAGGAATGGGTTCCAATAAATCCTCTTTTG GTAGGATTTGGACGATCAATTTGTACTCCTCTACGGCCTCACTGTGGAGAGTGTCTTGTAAGTAGCTTCTGTCCATCAGCATACAAGGAGGCTTCAAGCTTTTCCAACTCCAAAAAACTTACACTGAACAAGAAGCCTTAA
- the LOC137835785 gene encoding endonuclease III homolog 2, chloroplastic-like isoform X4: MSVVSVFGLGRIHVSLSAKTTQFFSSKPHSVSQLGASVTSKRTRKGLQLQHVPQIETENHQKIPGFANELVPRGEAPENWEKVLQGIRQMRSSADEHEPVAREEAADNSERRFAVLASSLLSSQTKEHVTRGATQRLRENGLLTAEAMNKADEETIKNLIYPVGFYTRKASNLKKIANICLMKYDGDIPSSIGDLLLLPGVGPKIAHLVMIMGWNNVQGICVDTHVHRICNRLGWVSRSGSKQKTLTPEETRQGLQRWLPKEEWVPINPLLVGFGRSICTPLRPHCGECLVSSFCPSAYKEASSFSNSKKLTLNKKP; encoded by the exons ATGTCGGTCGTTTCTGTGTTTGGTTTGGGCCGAATCCATGTCTCCCTTTCAGCCAAAACTACTCAATTTTTTTCCTCAAAACCTCATTCAG TGTCTCAACTTGGAGCCTCTGTGACCAGCAAAAGAACCAGAAAAGGCTTGCAGCTTCAACACGTTCCCCAAATTGAAACAGAAAACCATCAGAAA ATCCCAGGATTTGCAAATGAATTGGTTCCAAGAG GTGAAGCCCCTGAGAATTGGGAAAAGGTTCTTCAAGGGATTCGCCAAATGAGGAGTTCGGCAGATGAACATGAACCAGTTGCACGCGAGGAAGCTGCTGATAATAGT GAAAGAAGATTTGCTGTCTTGGCATCTTCCCTTTTATCAAGCCAAACTAAGGAGCATGTTACTCGTG GAGCGACTCAACGTCTTCGTGAAAATGGCCTTCTTACCGCTGAAGCAATGAACAAAGCTGATGAAGAAACCATCAAAAATTTGATTTACCCT GTTGGATTTTACACAAGAAAAGCCAGTAACTTGAAGAAAATTGCTAATATTTGCCTCATGAAGTATGATGGAGACATACCTAGCTCAATTGGGGACCTACTCTTGCTGCCAGGAGTAGGTCCTAAGATTGCTCATCTG GTTATGATTATGGGATGGAACAATGTCCAAGGGATATGTGTAGATACTCACGTCCACCGCATTTGCAATCGTCTTGGGTGGGTTTCCAGATCAGGCTCAAAACAG AAAACTTTGACACCAGAAGAAACCAGACAAGGGCTGCAACGATGGCTTCCAAAGGAGGAATGGGTTCCAATAAATCCTCTTTTG GTAGGATTTGGACGATCAATTTGTACTCCTCTACGGCCTCACTGTGGAGAGTGTCTTGTAAGTAGCTTCTGTCCATCAGCATACAAGGAGGCTTCAAGCTTTTCCAACTCCAAAAAACTTACACTGAACAAGAAGCCTTAA
- the LOC137835785 gene encoding endonuclease III homolog 2, chloroplastic-like isoform X1, whose translation MSVVSVFGLGRIHVSLSAKTTQFFSSKPHSGFLRITLLFFISITNKLPTFFSASVSQLGASVTSKRTRKGLQLQHVPQIETENHQKEIPGFANELVPRGEAPENWEKVLQGIRQMRSSADEHEPVAREEAADNSERRFAVLASSLLSSQTKEHVTRGATQRLRENGLLTAEAMNKADEETIKNLIYPVGFYTRKASNLKKIANICLMKYDGDIPSSIGDLLLLPGVGPKIAHLVMIMGWNNVQGICVDTHVHRICNRLGWVSRSGSKQKTLTPEETRQGLQRWLPKEEWVPINPLLVGFGRSICTPLRPHCGECLVSSFCPSAYKEASSFSNSKKLTLNKKP comes from the exons ATGTCGGTCGTTTCTGTGTTTGGTTTGGGCCGAATCCATGTCTCCCTTTCAGCCAAAACTACTCAATTTTTTTCCTCAAAACCTCATTCAGGTTTTCTAAGAATAACTCTTCTTTTTTTCATCTCCATCACAAATAAACTTCCTACTTTCTTTTCTGCTTCAGTGTCTCAACTTGGAGCCTCTGTGACCAGCAAAAGAACCAGAAAAGGCTTGCAGCTTCAACACGTTCCCCAAATTGAAACAGAAAACCATCAGAAA GAGATCCCAGGATTTGCAAATGAATTGGTTCCAAGAG GTGAAGCCCCTGAGAATTGGGAAAAGGTTCTTCAAGGGATTCGCCAAATGAGGAGTTCGGCAGATGAACATGAACCAGTTGCACGCGAGGAAGCTGCTGATAATAGT GAAAGAAGATTTGCTGTCTTGGCATCTTCCCTTTTATCAAGCCAAACTAAGGAGCATGTTACTCGTG GAGCGACTCAACGTCTTCGTGAAAATGGCCTTCTTACCGCTGAAGCAATGAACAAAGCTGATGAAGAAACCATCAAAAATTTGATTTACCCT GTTGGATTTTACACAAGAAAAGCCAGTAACTTGAAGAAAATTGCTAATATTTGCCTCATGAAGTATGATGGAGACATACCTAGCTCAATTGGGGACCTACTCTTGCTGCCAGGAGTAGGTCCTAAGATTGCTCATCTG GTTATGATTATGGGATGGAACAATGTCCAAGGGATATGTGTAGATACTCACGTCCACCGCATTTGCAATCGTCTTGGGTGGGTTTCCAGATCAGGCTCAAAACAG AAAACTTTGACACCAGAAGAAACCAGACAAGGGCTGCAACGATGGCTTCCAAAGGAGGAATGGGTTCCAATAAATCCTCTTTTG GTAGGATTTGGACGATCAATTTGTACTCCTCTACGGCCTCACTGTGGAGAGTGTCTTGTAAGTAGCTTCTGTCCATCAGCATACAAGGAGGCTTCAAGCTTTTCCAACTCCAAAAAACTTACACTGAACAAGAAGCCTTAA
- the LOC137835785 gene encoding endonuclease III homolog 2, chloroplastic-like isoform X6 produces the protein MSVVSVFGLGRIHVSLSAKTTQFFSSKPHSGFLRITLLFFISITNKLPTFFSASVSQLGASVTSKRTRKGLQLQHVPQIETENHQKEIPGFANELVPRGEAPENWEKVLQGIRQMRSSADEHEPVAREEAADNSERRFAVLASSLLSSQTKEHVTRGATQRLRENGLLTAEAMNKADEETIKNLIYPVGFYTRKASNLKKIANICLMKYDGDIPSSIGDLLLLPGVGPKIAHLVMIMGWNNVQGICVDTHVHRICNRLGWVSRSGSKQVGFGRSICTPLRPHCGECLVSSFCPSAYKEASSFSNSKKLTLNKKP, from the exons ATGTCGGTCGTTTCTGTGTTTGGTTTGGGCCGAATCCATGTCTCCCTTTCAGCCAAAACTACTCAATTTTTTTCCTCAAAACCTCATTCAGGTTTTCTAAGAATAACTCTTCTTTTTTTCATCTCCATCACAAATAAACTTCCTACTTTCTTTTCTGCTTCAGTGTCTCAACTTGGAGCCTCTGTGACCAGCAAAAGAACCAGAAAAGGCTTGCAGCTTCAACACGTTCCCCAAATTGAAACAGAAAACCATCAGAAA GAGATCCCAGGATTTGCAAATGAATTGGTTCCAAGAG GTGAAGCCCCTGAGAATTGGGAAAAGGTTCTTCAAGGGATTCGCCAAATGAGGAGTTCGGCAGATGAACATGAACCAGTTGCACGCGAGGAAGCTGCTGATAATAGT GAAAGAAGATTTGCTGTCTTGGCATCTTCCCTTTTATCAAGCCAAACTAAGGAGCATGTTACTCGTG GAGCGACTCAACGTCTTCGTGAAAATGGCCTTCTTACCGCTGAAGCAATGAACAAAGCTGATGAAGAAACCATCAAAAATTTGATTTACCCT GTTGGATTTTACACAAGAAAAGCCAGTAACTTGAAGAAAATTGCTAATATTTGCCTCATGAAGTATGATGGAGACATACCTAGCTCAATTGGGGACCTACTCTTGCTGCCAGGAGTAGGTCCTAAGATTGCTCATCTG GTTATGATTATGGGATGGAACAATGTCCAAGGGATATGTGTAGATACTCACGTCCACCGCATTTGCAATCGTCTTGGGTGGGTTTCCAGATCAGGCTCAAAACAG GTAGGATTTGGACGATCAATTTGTACTCCTCTACGGCCTCACTGTGGAGAGTGTCTTGTAAGTAGCTTCTGTCCATCAGCATACAAGGAGGCTTCAAGCTTTTCCAACTCCAAAAAACTTACACTGAACAAGAAGCCTTAA
- the LOC137835785 gene encoding endonuclease III homolog 1, chloroplastic-like isoform X7 has translation MSVVSVFGLGRIHVSLSAKTTQFFSSKPHSVSQLGASVTSKRTRKGLQLQHVPQIETENHQKEIPGFANELVPRGEAPENWEKVLQGIRQMRSSADEHEPVAREEAADNSERRFAVLASSLLSSQTKEHVTRGATQRLRENGLLTAEAMNKADEETIKNLIYPVGFYTRKASNLKKIANICLMKYDGDIPSSIGDLLLLPGVGPKIAHLVMIMGWNNVQGICVDTHVHRICNRLGWVSRSGSKQKTLTPEETRQGLQRWLPKEEWVPINPLLDLDDQFVLLYGLTVESVL, from the exons ATGTCGGTCGTTTCTGTGTTTGGTTTGGGCCGAATCCATGTCTCCCTTTCAGCCAAAACTACTCAATTTTTTTCCTCAAAACCTCATTCAG TGTCTCAACTTGGAGCCTCTGTGACCAGCAAAAGAACCAGAAAAGGCTTGCAGCTTCAACACGTTCCCCAAATTGAAACAGAAAACCATCAGAAA GAGATCCCAGGATTTGCAAATGAATTGGTTCCAAGAG GTGAAGCCCCTGAGAATTGGGAAAAGGTTCTTCAAGGGATTCGCCAAATGAGGAGTTCGGCAGATGAACATGAACCAGTTGCACGCGAGGAAGCTGCTGATAATAGT GAAAGAAGATTTGCTGTCTTGGCATCTTCCCTTTTATCAAGCCAAACTAAGGAGCATGTTACTCGTG GAGCGACTCAACGTCTTCGTGAAAATGGCCTTCTTACCGCTGAAGCAATGAACAAAGCTGATGAAGAAACCATCAAAAATTTGATTTACCCT GTTGGATTTTACACAAGAAAAGCCAGTAACTTGAAGAAAATTGCTAATATTTGCCTCATGAAGTATGATGGAGACATACCTAGCTCAATTGGGGACCTACTCTTGCTGCCAGGAGTAGGTCCTAAGATTGCTCATCTG GTTATGATTATGGGATGGAACAATGTCCAAGGGATATGTGTAGATACTCACGTCCACCGCATTTGCAATCGTCTTGGGTGGGTTTCCAGATCAGGCTCAAAACAG AAAACTTTGACACCAGAAGAAACCAGACAAGGGCTGCAACGATGGCTTCCAAAGGAGGAATGGGTTCCAATAAATCCTCTTTTG GATTTGGACGATCAATTTGTACTCCTCTACGGCCTCACTGTGGAGAGTGTCTTGTAA
- the LOC137835785 gene encoding endonuclease III homolog 1, chloroplastic-like isoform X5: protein MSVVSVFGLGRIHVSLSAKTTQFFSSKPHSGFLRITLLFFISITNKLPTFFSASVSQLGASVTSKRTRKGLQLQHVPQIETENHQKEIPGFANELVPRGEAPENWEKVLQGIRQMRSSADEHEPVAREEAADNSERRFAVLASSLLSSQTKEHVTRGATQRLRENGLLTAEAMNKADEETIKNLIYPVGFYTRKASNLKKIANICLMKYDGDIPSSIGDLLLLPGVGPKIAHLVMIMGWNNVQGICVDTHVHRICNRLGWVSRSGSKQKTLTPEETRQGLQRWLPKEEWVPINPLLDLDDQFVLLYGLTVESVL from the exons ATGTCGGTCGTTTCTGTGTTTGGTTTGGGCCGAATCCATGTCTCCCTTTCAGCCAAAACTACTCAATTTTTTTCCTCAAAACCTCATTCAGGTTTTCTAAGAATAACTCTTCTTTTTTTCATCTCCATCACAAATAAACTTCCTACTTTCTTTTCTGCTTCAGTGTCTCAACTTGGAGCCTCTGTGACCAGCAAAAGAACCAGAAAAGGCTTGCAGCTTCAACACGTTCCCCAAATTGAAACAGAAAACCATCAGAAA GAGATCCCAGGATTTGCAAATGAATTGGTTCCAAGAG GTGAAGCCCCTGAGAATTGGGAAAAGGTTCTTCAAGGGATTCGCCAAATGAGGAGTTCGGCAGATGAACATGAACCAGTTGCACGCGAGGAAGCTGCTGATAATAGT GAAAGAAGATTTGCTGTCTTGGCATCTTCCCTTTTATCAAGCCAAACTAAGGAGCATGTTACTCGTG GAGCGACTCAACGTCTTCGTGAAAATGGCCTTCTTACCGCTGAAGCAATGAACAAAGCTGATGAAGAAACCATCAAAAATTTGATTTACCCT GTTGGATTTTACACAAGAAAAGCCAGTAACTTGAAGAAAATTGCTAATATTTGCCTCATGAAGTATGATGGAGACATACCTAGCTCAATTGGGGACCTACTCTTGCTGCCAGGAGTAGGTCCTAAGATTGCTCATCTG GTTATGATTATGGGATGGAACAATGTCCAAGGGATATGTGTAGATACTCACGTCCACCGCATTTGCAATCGTCTTGGGTGGGTTTCCAGATCAGGCTCAAAACAG AAAACTTTGACACCAGAAGAAACCAGACAAGGGCTGCAACGATGGCTTCCAAAGGAGGAATGGGTTCCAATAAATCCTCTTTTG GATTTGGACGATCAATTTGTACTCCTCTACGGCCTCACTGTGGAGAGTGTCTTGTAA